One part of the Nitrososphaerales archaeon genome encodes these proteins:
- a CDS encoding Clp1/GlmU family protein, with amino-acid sequence MVDRLINLPAGSIVLISGPAFVRWRGNVTVLGTSAYKEVNVRKGKTLPFEARSASKILVRLLAGGSYRICKGNTIGVSIWRDLLRRMRERPKSVMLVGATDTGKSTLAAYLSNIMIVDNLTAGLIDGDVGQGDLAPPGCIGGALVRKQLVDLRDIDAQMYAFIGTISPMGVEKLIIESMSQIQRRIQARSNVSIINTDGYVDEHGMRYKIELAKTLRPDLIVHIGDQVAKFDGFDMVHVNAPRIAKTRALREERRLAQYVRFVANGQKTIPLTNKNINFMNDICVRNKDLLRIRNVVFPLDIIIGMFVGLGSAYDVKGFGVITKITDENITIRTAYEGEFDTIMLSTIGLSRNIGREYHIPLPLLANRNEGPEGFAPS; translated from the coding sequence GTGGTCGATCGTCTCATAAACCTTCCCGCCGGTAGTATTGTGCTTATAAGTGGACCTGCATTCGTAAGATGGCGAGGCAACGTTACCGTCTTGGGTACAAGTGCATACAAGGAAGTTAATGTAAGGAAAGGGAAGACGCTCCCGTTTGAAGCCAGAAGTGCATCAAAAATATTGGTCAGATTGCTAGCTGGTGGTAGTTACAGGATTTGCAAAGGCAATACTATAGGTGTATCTATATGGAGAGATCTCCTTCGTCGAATGCGTGAAAGGCCAAAAAGTGTGATGCTTGTAGGTGCAACTGATACGGGAAAATCAACCTTAGCAGCCTACCTTTCTAACATTATGATTGTAGATAACCTGACTGCTGGGTTAATAGATGGCGATGTCGGACAGGGTGACTTGGCCCCACCTGGATGCATTGGTGGAGCTTTGGTCAGAAAACAGCTTGTAGATCTAAGGGATATTGATGCCCAAATGTATGCGTTCATCGGTACCATCTCTCCAATGGGCGTAGAAAAACTTATCATAGAAAGCATGAGTCAGATACAGAGAAGGATCCAAGCAAGATCCAATGTATCTATTATCAACACAGATGGTTACGTTGACGAACATGGAATGCGCTACAAAATAGAACTTGCAAAAACACTGAGACCTGACCTGATAGTTCACATAGGTGATCAGGTTGCAAAATTTGATGGGTTTGATATGGTGCATGTAAATGCTCCGAGGATTGCTAAGACTAGGGCTTTGAGGGAAGAGCGCCGGTTAGCGCAGTATGTTAGATTCGTAGCCAATGGACAAAAGACGATTCCATTAACAAACAAGAATATTAATTTCATGAACGATATCTGTGTACGCAATAAAGATCTATTGCGGATACGAAACGTTGTATTCCCGTTAGATATCATCATAGGTATGTTCGTTGGACTTGGAAGTGCTTATGATGTGAAGGGATTTGGTGTGATAACAAAGATAACGGATGAAAATATCACAATAAGAACTGCATACGAAGGTGAGTTCGATACCATCATGTTAAGTACCATAGGGCTTTCACGTAACATCGGGAGAGAATACCATATACCGTTACCGTTACTTGCGAACAGAAATGAGGGGCCTGAAGGGTTTGCCCCTTCTTAG